ctgccacatcattttttcactctgatttttggggcgtctttgaattcagggctctgtaggttgatcattttcatttccatcaaacgatgtggcatcctttcgttcctaacacattacccagtctatattagtatagatatccaggaggatttctttttcccattgagatctgatgtgttttcaaagtgttcctttaatttttttgagcagtttatatataaaatgtgttttaggGGTCCCTGTATGCAGCAAGTCTCACTGTTTATCTGTTAATATTTTCTTGTAGGTTTGGAACGAGAAGGACTAGGAAACCTTGGCATTGGCATGATTGGAGACGAGGAGCTTCTGGAAGAAGAGGATGGAATCTTGGAAGAAGAGGAGGTGGTCTCTGGTGAGGAAGTAATGTCAGATAGTGGGATAATGAAACGATCTGGAAGTGGAAATGCCCGAAGTGGAGTAATTTCACGGTCTTCACAAGGTGTTAATCGCAGAAGGGTGATCAGGATATCGAGAGGCAGAGAGCGGCAAAGAGGTAAAGTGGAGTTTTAAAGTAGTTAGACTTTATTTATGTAGCAGACCCTTGTCTAAGACTATATAACCTGCAAGTCGTTAACTCTTTTAATGTCTTAAGGTCAAATCTAACATTATTTGTGTTTGAAATTAAAGCATCCTAAAGTTCATCTGTTCTGGTTGAAACTTTGTGACCTTTCCTACAGTCcactaatttaagaaaaaaaaacattctgtaatTTGCacagcttcttttttgttttttattacctTGCTATGTCTTTCAGGTCGGCATTGACCCACCATTGACTTTACTGGGTTTTATGTTCCATTTATGGCAGTTTAGTTGTTAACCccccatagaaacatctgaatgGTCATCTTTTCTGTTTATAATCGTGAAGGCCCTAACTCTACAAAACAAGCTGGTGCACTTTTTGATCACTGCCAGGTCCTTCAGGGTTTTGACCCATTGCTGAGTTTCATGAAGTTTTCCATTGCATTTATGGCAGTTTGTTTGTTCACAATCTAttaagaaatttttaaatattatctttTCAGCTCAGATATGTGACGGCTTTTTGCAAAGTGCAGTAACTGTACAAAAGGCAAAAGAGTttccaaatttcaaatttttccaCAGCTGCTACACATTTACAACATTTCCATGTTTTTTGTGTTAGTTTTGACCCACTATTGACTTTACGGggtttttctgcttttgtttatGGTAGGTTGGTTCTTCACCATCCATAAAAACATCCAAAATGTCATCAGAAAATGTGAAGGCTGTTAGCAAAGTGTCGCAAGTTTACAACAAACATACTTACAAACATATCACATTTTTGTATAGCTGTTAACATAGTCACTGTCATGACTTATGTGTCAGTTTATGGATTTTACTCTTCATTTAGCGGGCTTTGTTCACAACCCATAAAAACATCCTAAATCAGTTCAGAAATGTGAACGATTTTAATGAGGTATCCTaactttacaaaaagcaaaagctTTTCCATATGTTATTTTTGTACAGCTGCTACACATTTTGAACACTTCTACATCCTTTGGGCCCGTTTTAGCCCACTATTAACTTTAATGGATCTTCACAGCTTTGTTTGATCGCAGCCCATAGACACATAATAAATGTCATCTCTACTTCAGGTTAAGATGGACAATCAATATAAATTAGTGTTGGGGTGTTGGAATCGTGTCAAAAAAGACTTGTAAGACATTGTGCGGGTTAAATAATGTGCCCCAGCTGTCTACAAGACCAAGTTCATCGAATCCTCTCAGACAAAGCCTGGAAACGATGAGGAATGACTTAAGGACATCAGTAGAATACCCAGTGCAGGCTGGGAAGTCTTTGGGCATTGAAAATCCTgcaaatgtttgttctttttttcctgtttgaCTTTTTACTTCTTCTTTCCTGCTTTCCGTTTGACCTTATCAGTGAACTCTTTTTTACGGACTTCTTTATAATATTGTATATAAGAACGCCACCCTTACACtaattatgttgtgttttataagctcttatatatttatctttgttgtttatttatgaagattcttacctaattgtgtttttttttcttttagtttaatgttttgtttgacatcttgtaaagcactttgagctacattctttgtatgaaagtttgctatagaaataaatgttgtgtaaCTTATTAAAATGTGTGGTAACAAGTAGAACTAGAGAATAATGATAATGCACCGTATTTTGTCTCAGAAGAATTTGTGTTCTAATTCTGTTTTTTGCTTGCTTCCCAAAGTCAAAGATGCTGCTGGAGTTCTGTATCGATACAAAAAGATCCTGCTCACCTACCAGAAGCTAAAAAACATGACCAAGGCCTTTCAGTATCATGGTGTGGATCGAAATACTGTGGCCTCAACCACTCCCATTGCTGAGCTACTTCTTGTAGCCCCAGAGAAGCTGGCAGAAGTTGGCGAATTTGATCCTGCCAAAGAGCGTCTCTTGGACTATGCACGGAGATGTTACGTGGCCCTGGATGAAGAGACATTACACAAGGTGCAGGCCCTAAAAAAGAACAACCTGCTGCTGCCCATTTCGTATCGGTTCAAGTGCTAGACTTGAGTAATTAGCCAGGTGGGGATGGGTGTgaaagaagaaagcaaaaagaaatgagaCGAGCATGTTGCCCAATTGGAACCCCGAGTCCGATCAGCAGTGAAGTAGAAGTCTGGGTATTCTGCACAATGCACTACAATTTTGATGTGAGGGTCAGAGCTGTTTTCACTTGTCAGGATTCAAGTGCGATAAATTTGGTGAGCAGGCATTTTTCTCCATTTCCCCTTTGGGAAGTTTTTCTGAGTCACTGCTCAATAGCCAAGAGAGGTTTTGATTAACTGGGTATTATACATTTACACTCTCCCAACCCCCCCCCCCTTCAGTGCTGTTTCTGCTTTGGTGTGGAGGTGGGAAGAAATGGAGCATCAGGTAAAGTCCCCTTTGTCACACTTCACAGCAGCATGTCATGCTAAAACCCGACTCCCaggctttttttttccattttgttctctttttaagtattacatttgaatataaaatattgtattgGCTCAGAAGAACAGCTTTTTCCAAAGTTATCAGTTAGTGTTAAATGGCCATCACATCTTTTGGCTtttaccacatttatttggaaaaatGGAAAACTCCAAAAACGATTTCTGAGGATCAAGGGATTAAGATTGACACAATGACAAGGGGGACTCTCACAGGGTAATATTCCCCACCCAGCTCCGGCTCCTCCGTGTCCTTCAGGGTCGTCACGATTCACAGCGAGGTGATACTGAAAGGCAGCCACTGGACTACACTGCAACGAGGCCCATCCAAATCCAGCCTCGAAGAAGACGACCCTCCGGTCTTGGGTGTGACTAAAACAAATCGAGATGGCTTAGTTGGGGCAAACTGGAACAAGAAACAAGAATGATGCCCTATTGAATTTTTGTACATAGAATGGTGAGACGACATgggtaaataattataaattttaatgtttagtttttattgtCTTGCAGTCTACTTGATTGTTGAACTTTTTGATAGGCATTTGCAACGTGTTTTGTTTAATCTGGAAACCGAGTGGAGTTAACCATGATCATCGTGATCTTTCATACTTCTACTTGAGAGCAGGCGAAAGTGTGGGCTTCTCCTCCACACCTGCCTCTGAAATGAAAAGCGTTTAGTGGCTTTATAGTGACAAGAATAAGTGCTGATCCTTAAGCTAGTATGGCCGATGGGCCAGGTGGCTGAAATGCTCTTTAAACCAGGTCTACTCTGAGCCAGGAAAGACTGGACAGTGACTTGTGAAGTTTCCAacgctttttttttcccttttcttttctaaaaagAGTGCGACAATCAAGTGCAGAACGTGACACTAAGTATCGATTCTTCACGAGGTGTGACTCGTGGTCTATGGTTGATTTAATGCTGATTATTTTGTAATCccagtttaatatttaaaataaaagtacagagttcacagaaccaaaatgagattgGTGGTTTTTGGTAACATTTAGATGCTACAGAATATTTGTGTCACCcctttgttgttttgttgctctctattcattatttcattaaggtTTATGATTTAGTCAAATGTAAGCTCAACAAGAACACTGCAGGACAGGTGGTAACTTGGCTGGAttgcatacaaatattaaaaaaaaattttcctcgTGCAAAGAACCAGAGACTCATGGAATAAATCACAAAGTAGGACTCAAAAGGAATACCCGCAAAAAtcaggtactttttttttttgttggtttttttttatgtgttacttgTCCCGTGTGATTTGTGGTGATGaatgagaaaatgttttaattgcctgttttatttcaaaatggagaGAGAAATGTTTTTGATGTACAGTGATACCCGAGTCATCGTGGAAGTtatgttccagacccatcagcgataggtgaaaatccacgatatagaaagaccaaataaacatttttttatcgtttaagccttaaaatacccctcccacacacCTTAAACGCATGTAAACTTGTAATGGCGAGTGACGTCAGCGTAATGCTTTCCTTCCCGAAGCATATCAAGgagttttaccttctcctgaATGGTCAAGTTCGTTCTCTGGTGCTTAGGCTCACTACTAACAGAAGGCTTAGAAGATGCAGGATgcttgggagccatcgtagggctttaaacaaaacgaaaagttcacaaaaagtttgctcacaacagtcggaccacaagcaaggtacacgatacgcagagaactgagatgcATCGGGGACCCACGCTCGCTGCTCTTGCGAGATTGCACCACGTttgcagcagccaatcagagcccaagagaatgaaaatcccgctttgattggttgagtctcctctttctGCCAATGacgggccttgtaagaaatcCATCTGGAAACTGTAGCACGAAACTCTTTGTCTACCGTagtgtataatgtgtgtataAAATTAGATATGTTCCACAGAAAAATCCGCAAGATAACGGGGGCGCGATAGCTGAACCGCCTTATAGCTGGGGATGACTGTAATAGCCAATGGTGACCAGTGCAGTACTGtgacaaatgatgtgaaaaaacattcatggaaaaaaggaaaaaaaaaaagtcacatgtcACATAATCTGTATGTCTGTGTGCTCACAACTCGTTTTATTAAACAGATAGTTCTAGAAACATCATAAACTGGAAACGCATTCCTGTAACACTGATTCTGaattgaagactggactcttggccaatgaatgagggggtGTGGCGgattttcaattcaaaagcataGTGGTATTATGGTGGGTTTTCAGCAATGCATTAGGTGATGTGGCAGGGGTCCGGCGTGCATTTTAGGTCTCAACATCAGACATGTTTGCCGATGGCAGTCCTGATGAAGCCATGATGTGTGTTGAAGTTAGCATGTGCCACAAGTCCCCTTTGGGTTTGCTGTCCTCTACAAGAGTCTCTTCAGGCTCTTTGTTCAGCTGGCCAAACTGATGATGGCTGTGCAATTTGCTTGAACCCCTGTAGTCCACCTCTATGTGCGTGCAGTTGGTCTTCCTGTGAAAGTTGCTGTCCGGTTCCTTGTGTCCAGCTAGCCTCCTGTCACGGGCCACGTCACCACCTTTTTTTTGACTCTGCTGAGAGATTCCGAGTCTTTAGGTGGTCTTGGCTACGTGCTGTGACATTTAATCCCTTTGCTCTGCCTCGGGTGTGTCTGATTGAACTGATCATCGTTGAGATGCTTGGAgctcacctgtggtcaattcagttaaTTATCATGGTTAGGAACGAAGCACATCTATCTGtggaaggtcccacagttgatcaaagaccaagccatgaagtcacaggaactgcctgcagagcatggagacaggattgtgttgaggcacagaccTGGGGAAGACTATTTTTTCTGCAGCATTGATGGCTCCCAacagcacaatggcctccataattcttaaatgacaCAACCACAACTGTTGGAAGGGCCAGGTTAAGAGAGGAGACCAAAACCTTGATGGTCACTCAGGccgagctccagagaacctgtgttgATATGTGAGAAACCTCCAGAAGGACAAGCATTGGAGCAACACTTCACTGATCTGGGCGTGTTGACAgaatggccagatggaagcccCTCCTTGGTAAAACACACGTGAAAGCCCACTAAAGGTGCCTCAAGAACAAGATTCTCCGGTCCAATGAAgactgaactgtttggcctcGATTGCaagtgtcatgtctggaggaaatcGGGGACTACTCATCGGCTGTGCAGTACCACTCCAACGGTGAAACATGGCGCTGggagcatcaggaactgggaaaTTAGTCATggctgagggaaagctgaatggaacaAAGTACAGAGGTGTTCGTGATGAAAACCTGCctagagcactctggacctccgaccaggccaaagggtcacCTTCCAGTaggacaacacaggagtggcttagaaTGAGAATGTTCTTGGAGGGCCTGGCCTTGAATCCAGTCggacatctctggagaaacctgaATAAAGCCGTCCAGTGACCGTCTCCATCCAACTGGAGAGGGGGGTTTGGGAGTTTGTGCTGATACAGAGTGTGACCCCCACTCggagctggagaggatctgcagaaaCGGGAGTATGGAGCTCGATAGGGCAACCCAAGAGGACTTTGGGCTGTAATCGCatccaaaggggcttcaactgtGTGCCGACTACAGCGTCCGTGGAAGATtccagttttgtatttttaataaattggccaAAGTTTCTAAACTgctgttttttgctttgtcattctggggtgttgagtggaaaaaaatgaatatcaatGGTTTTAGCACAAGGgggtaacataagaaaatgtaaagGGGGGCCGCATGTTTATGGAAGGGGTGATATCCTGAAGCCCATCAGCAGATGGTGGGATTTGTCCCCAGTGCTCTGTAGCCACCGTTTTCTCTGTGAAGGTGTGAAGAACTGAATGCTCTGATCTGCCCAAACGGTGTTACCTGTTTTTTCTACCCTGCCTTAACTGTACATTTTTGGCCAGCTTTTGCCTGCCAGTTTTTTAGGGGTTAGAGCtatgtgaccttttttttttgtatggtacCCCCCAACTTGCTGTTTCCAAAGCCACTACCACCTTTGTGAAGCGACAGATTGCAGGCCTGTCTGAGGAGAGCAATAAGAAATAAACGTGAAGTGTGGCGAGGCTCTTCATGGCCGTCACGCCAGTCTGACTGGAGCGAGTGCTGTGGAGGTTGGTTTGTAAACTGTGAGGGGGTCATGGGCACTGTTAGAAGAGTGGCACTGAAGTTCAGCCTTGAAGTCCCCAGTCGCTGCAGTTTAATCCcaaactgttttgtttgtttgcttgtgttaATGGCAGTCCTGTTAATTTAACAAGCGGCCTCTTCTCACGCTGTGGGTTTGGTTTTGTTATCAATTTAAATTCTAAACTGGTTGTGCTCCTTTTTACTCAGCGAAGCAGGCACTTGGGTATGTACAAATAATTTAGTTTTTCTaagtatttttctcattttttttttatgctggtcACTAATTCTCTCATTAATGCGGTTTATACTGCACTAGCTACGTTACCCATCTAAGACGCATTAAAATCTACCTAATCAAAGTAGAACTTGGCGTTTTAATGTTTTCAGTGCACCATGCGATCTCATAAAAGTAGTGTTCCATGTGTGTGATGCACCGtctgtgggaatgacaaatgcaatgcattgttactaaaaaatgtttgtgatgtgcctttTGAATGACAGATGTGTTGTGCATGTCTGTTATGTgtcatttggaatgggattcataaaagtagtgttaatgtttgtattacaccatctgttggaatgaaagagactTGGCAACGAGATGAAGAGCATAAAGTGTGACACGCACAGACACCCTTTTGTTAAAGTGgatgtttgtttcattttagctTGCATTTCGTCATTTGGGCCTTTCATCCatttctattatttgtttttgatgaTCAAGTCTGTTTACTGtacttttgaaaaatatctgCCAGCCACCATCTTGACCTACAGTTCTGAGTGGGTCTTTATTCTCTCATCTCCACTCTGTATCTGCCTGTTCACTGTTTCTCTGTTACTGCTGTAAAGCTGTTGAATGAGCCCCCCTTTGACTATTCAAAGTTGCACCCACGTTTAGGTGTCTTTTAGAAAATGCAACTCTCATTAAATATGTTGGAACTGCTTAGCGTCTCCTATGGGGGCAGTCGCTGTCGTACTGGGCTGCTGATTTGCTGCAGGTACCTTTTACTTCTACTCATTCTTGTATGTGtcataacttgctttgtaagtcgtCTTGGATAATGgcgtctgctaaataaataaataaataaccagctAACCTCGGCATTGTGTCTTAGGAGGCAGACAGCAGTTAGCATTTTAGCACCATCCAGTGGTGAGATGGCTGTATGGCAGTTTTGTCTGAATACCGTTTAGTTGTCACTGctgtcaaagtgaactttattatcATCTCAGCCACATACAAGTATACAGAGAGACAAAactgtgaagctcagggtccacagtgtaacgacatgaagtgcaaataataaatcaaaatttaaaattcaaacaagACAAAGACGTAGCCGTAATATTGacatgtagtaagcaatatgaccATTGATGTAATGTACAGTCGTGcttgaaagtttgagaaccctttagaattttctatatttcggcaaaaatatgacctaaaacatcatcagattttcactcaagtcctaaaagtagataaagagaaaccagttaaacaaatgagacaaaaatattatacttggtcatttatttattaagaaaaatgattgaatattacatatttgtgagtggcaaaagtatgtagaaatatagaaaattctaaagggttcacaaactttcaagcacaactgtatggtacttgtaacctcaatacataaatacagtcaatagatatgtaataaataaataatagatctagataatacagaaatgatcagcgTATGATAATAGCTGTTTaagatgtgtaaacaatgacacggcagaaggatatcaagagagtccaaatccttaaaggtcagtaggagATCTTCAGTTCTTCTCTCCATGAACACTCGTCTTTACCGGTCAGCGGCTCTCATgtgtaaaagttctgtttttcgagctggttgaggccgtgtggaaggtcccagggagcagcctggtgttaaggagtctgacagcttgggggggAAAAACTCTCCTCAGCCTGGCAGATCTaactctgatgctgcagtatcttctcttggatggcagaagtgtgaaaagtccatgtgaggggtgtaaggggtcctgcacaatgctacatacaggccttgcggacactgcgtttgtaaaatatgtcctgtagtgagggagaggcaccccaataatgttctctgctatcttcactatcctttgcgggcacttgcggtcagatatgttgcagttgccataccagacagtgatgcagctggtcaggacactctcagtggtgcctctgtagaacatggggaggatggaagggggaagacgtgcttgattcagccgcctcaggaagtgtagtctctgctgggctttcttgattagtgatgaggtgttgtgTCCACGTAAgatcctcagttaagtgcacaccgaggaacttggtactcctaacagtctccacatctaaaccgctgatgctgagtgggatgtgggcaggacatgattttctgaagtccacgattacctcttttgttttgtcgtcattgagagagagattgttgtcttcacaccatgcagacggCCATTCCACCTCATGAAGCCCCAATGGGGTGAGCCTGGCAAAGCTGTGGATTTTTCTTGGCAAAGGAGGACAGAAAGGGgaggggggtggggtggggtgttggggatagtttatttttttggggggtttgggaGAGAGGGGTGGTATGGCTCCAAATATGCAAGCAGTTGGCTGGAGTTCAGCTCGCCATTATGGTGTCTCACACAGTTACACAAGTTAACCACAGGGGGGCGCACTTCCAGCCAGCTCAATGGGATTGAGTTTGGTCTTCCTGTCCCGAGAGAGCCGGCTGTGTGCTGCCTTGTTTTTGGTGATTCCCTCGCCCTTCTTATACGGCGCCATGGGGGTGTCGGTCTGTCCCAGGTAAGTAATAACTGGCCAGTGACCAGTGCTGTGAAAAGCCTCCTCCTGCTGCGTTGTTTCCCCGCAATGATTGGCTTCAGCTCTTTACacaaaatgggagattagatgaaAGGAAGCAGAATGAACCTGCAGTGCCATTACTTAACTGCTTCCCAAGTTATTCAAGTGCCATTTGTAGCCACAGTGTGTAAAGGTAATTGCACCCTTGATATCGGTCTAACTGCACCCTGCCATGCCTATGGCATCATCATGAAGTGCCCACAGTATAACCGGGCACACGATGGGCGTTTCATGATTTTGGGGAGTTACGTGACTGAGCTCACGGGTACTGTGGGGCTGCAATTATGCACTCAATGTGATTACCTCAAAGAGCTGACTGAACTGAATTACTAGACTTGGCAAGCCCTGTTGAAGCCAAAGCTCAgtagtgaccatcatcatcatcatcatgatcaCGATAAGAGTGATGGCCACAAGAGCACGAGGCCtcaatcaaagggaaaaaaaaagaagctgtgGGAACGAACAATCGGGAAGAGCGACAGCCATTTGTGAGGCGGTAGTGAGAAGACTGGCTGGGGCTGCTAACACTTTAGTCTTTGTCTGGGACCCAGCTGGTCAGCGCCATGGTGCTGTGgtcattactgttattatttatgaatattatcaataatccattatatacaaagttactgtctgttataccttcattgttataactctttaataatgtttttatcagtatactgctgctggagtatgggaatttccccttgggattaataaagtatatctgtTTATCTAAatttatagtacctttcatatttatctatctattatatagtatttcTTTATCTATCTTCTTCagagtgtaacttaactcctgcttgtcttttactctctgtagTTGCCTGAGGTTactgatgtagaagggaaggtggctACAAGTTATAAAGTCCAGTGCCTTCTaagcagtggtaagtctgggagatctgAGGCGTTCTGCCAAAGGCTACTCACgttgttcttctttttgtttgGGCCGATCCCGTTACgagtcaccacagcggatcaccttcttccatctccTCGTGTCCTCGTCCTCTCGCTGTGTCACACGCCTCTCCATACATGGAAACTGAGGGGTTCTGCCCCTTTATTCTGGTTTTGTCTGTGCCTATAAACGCACTCA
The nucleotide sequence above comes from Polypterus senegalus isolate Bchr_013 chromosome 18, ASM1683550v1, whole genome shotgun sequence. Encoded proteins:
- the ccdc106a gene encoding coiled-coil domain-containing protein 106a isoform X3 — its product is MNEEQSSGRKRTEVQEQPSNNSYLLITNLKTQLQISLEKNSWLQKRIEDLEEERDFLRCQLDRFIFSTKGEQDGDSRLYSWERRRDSDHHSRNSRPSTGLFPRRASSSAGQHVSQTQQPVKQQQLTNQTHHNSHHTVSQSHHSYQQSSNPLNQLNSVSQQQNHHSQLPGLQGLEREGLGNLGIGMIGDEELLEEEDGILEEEEVVSGEEVMSDSGIMKRSGSGNARSGVISRSSQGVNRRRVIRISRGRERQRVKDAAGVLYRYKKILLTYQKLKNMTKAFQYHGVDRNTVASTTPIAELLLVAPEKLAEVGEFDPAKERLLDYARRCYVALDEETLHKVQALKKNNLLLPISYRFKC